A section of the Clostridium sp. TW13 genome encodes:
- the metG gene encoding methionine--tRNA ligase, giving the protein MKVLIGNAWPYSSGSLHLGRLSALIPGDILARYFREKGDEVIFVSGSDCHGTPISITAKEENKTPREISNHFHEEFKRCFEKANISYDLYTKTDSEYHHKVVKELVIKLYDNGYIYEKTLEQNYCENCNEYLADRYIEGTCPHCGGSARGDQCEECSELLDPEDLIDKRCKICHCEPVLKTTKHLFFKLSEFEDDIKKLVKTDGASWRANSINLTKRYLKEGLRDRAITRSLEWGIDVPFQGYEDKKIYVWIEAIMGYISASMQVAEARGEDYKEYWDNEQSRIYFVHGKDNIPFHTVILPSILYGLDIGKSHIQMVSSEYLNLEGKKFSTSRNWAVWVPYILANYDSDSVRYFLISNGPEKRDSEFTWRQFINSHNGDLLGTFGNFINRTLTFIHNNFDDELVNCGLNPKIEEELKEMYKVVGSKIEKCEFKSALEYVFSNIKAANKYFDDEKPWIVVKENVQECKNILYNCVQIIANLTNVLEPFVPKSCEKTRLFLGISEPKWQYVELKEVRIKDIQLLFERIDKKKISEEVKRLKEGRT; this is encoded by the coding sequence ATGAAAGTACTTATAGGAAACGCATGGCCATATTCTAGTGGTTCGTTACATTTAGGAAGATTATCTGCACTTATTCCTGGAGATATACTAGCTAGATATTTTAGGGAAAAAGGCGATGAAGTTATTTTTGTTTCAGGTAGTGACTGTCATGGAACTCCAATATCAATAACAGCAAAGGAAGAAAACAAGACTCCTAGAGAAATATCCAATCACTTTCATGAAGAGTTTAAAAGATGTTTTGAAAAGGCAAATATTTCTTATGATCTTTATACGAAAACTGATTCTGAATATCATCATAAGGTGGTAAAGGAGCTTGTAATTAAACTTTATGATAATGGATATATATATGAAAAAACCTTAGAACAAAATTACTGTGAAAATTGTAATGAATATCTAGCTGATAGGTATATAGAAGGAACATGTCCTCATTGTGGGGGAAGTGCAAGAGGAGATCAATGTGAGGAATGTTCAGAATTGTTAGATCCTGAAGATTTGATAGATAAGAGATGCAAGATTTGCCACTGTGAGCCAGTGTTAAAGACAACTAAACATTTATTTTTTAAGTTATCAGAATTTGAAGATGATATTAAAAAACTAGTTAAAACAGATGGAGCAAGCTGGAGAGCAAATTCAATTAACTTAACTAAGAGATATTTAAAAGAAGGTCTTAGGGATAGAGCAATAACTAGAAGTTTAGAGTGGGGTATAGATGTACCATTCCAAGGATATGAAGATAAAAAGATATATGTATGGATTGAAGCAATTATGGGGTATATCTCAGCTTCTATGCAAGTAGCAGAGGCAAGAGGAGAAGATTATAAGGAATATTGGGATAATGAGCAAAGTAGAATATACTTTGTTCATGGAAAGGACAATATTCCTTTCCATACAGTTATTTTACCTTCAATATTATATGGCCTGGATATAGGAAAATCTCATATACAGATGGTTTCATCAGAATATCTTAATCTTGAAGGTAAGAAATTTTCAACAAGTAGAAATTGGGCTGTATGGGTCCCATATATATTAGCGAATTATGATTCTGATTCAGTTAGATACTTTCTAATAAGTAATGGACCAGAGAAACGTGACTCTGAATTTACTTGGAGGCAATTTATTAATTCACATAATGGAGATTTGTTAGGTACTTTCGGGAATTTTATCAACAGAACATTAACTTTTATCCACAACAATTTTGATGATGAGTTAGTTAACTGTGGATTAAATCCTAAAATAGAGGAAGAATTAAAAGAAATGTATAAGGTAGTAGGAAGTAAAATTGAGAAATGTGAATTTAAGTCTGCTCTCGAATATGTGTTTTCGAATATAAAGGCAGCTAATAAATATTTTGATGATGAGAAACCTTGGATAGTAGTAAAAGAAAATGTACAAGAATGCAAGAATATACTATATAACTGTGTTCAGATAATTGCTAATTTAACAAATGTACTAGAACCGTTTGTACCTAAATCCTGCGAAAAGACAAGATTATTTTTAGGAATTAGTGAGCCTAAGTGGCAATATGTTGAATTAAAAGAGGTTAGAATAAAAGATATACAACTACTATTTGAAAGAATAGATAAGAAAAAAATATCTGAAGAGGTAAAACGACTAAAAGAAGGTAGGACATAA